A segment of the Candidatus Zixiibacteriota bacterium genome:
AACCGATGGCCAGGACAGCGACAAGCACAAGGATGCGGCTCATGGATCTGCGTTCCTGTAGAGGCTTCACGTGTCTCCCTCCTTCATTTCCGGGACCGGCTTAAGCTGTGCATCGCGAGTATCATCTACCCGGGAGAATCGACAGAAATCAGCGCACAAAGACTGAAAATGGACAATTCCAGCCGCTGTCACCAAACGTTTGAAGGTGAATTGAACAATGAAACAAAAAGTGCAAGGTCAGTTGCCGGTATACTCGACTTTGACCTGTATGATGCCGGAGTAGTTGCCCGGTTTTTGACCAATATTCGGCACGATCGTCCCTCCCAGCCAGATGGTCAAACCGTTCAGCCCAAGACGATAGGTGATCGGTTGCCACGGATTCAGATCATCGTAACCGGGAGTCGATTGGTTGGGCGTGGCGCTGGAATCCATAGCGCAGTCCGTATTGCCAAAAATTACGTGCATGTTGAAGCCGCCCTGATTGATGTAGGTCGGCAAAAATAAGAACGTAATCAGTACTTCAGAACCGGCCGTACCAGACACGTGGTATTCGGCCGCCGCACCGGCGGTCGCCTTATCGATTACCTTGGGGACGCCAGGAAACAGATTCCCGAATCGGAGAGGGGCTACCTCGGAAATGGTCTGTGCAGCAGACATCCCGCCAACAACACATATCAACATCACAGCCAGGAGGATATTCGAGTATGTCATGATTCGCGTAGACATGTGTGCCGTTCAGGAAATGGAATTGAGCTATCCGAGTCAACAATTAACTGAATCGGATGATACTGGCGGCAGGTGCCTTCACGAAGCTTGAAAACGGCCGGCTAATTCTCGGTGCCGATCAGTGTCATGACTATGGTGGCGTCAGGACCGGCTGCAGATTGCAGTGCGGCAGCGAGGGAATATACAGCGGCCAGGTCACCCTCCTCCGCTCCAAGATCAGGCAACGGGGTCACCTCCCGGGGTGAATTGTTGTCGACCGACAAAGTCAAACACAGCCCTCCCGGTCGCGGCTGGAGGAGAATCATACCCGGCGGCGCGCCGGTAGCTGAAACGGTAGGTCCGCCGTTCAGAATCCCGAGCGGGCGGATAACCGATGCTGATACCTGAATGGATGACGATACCGATCTACCTTGCGCTCTGCCGTCAGAGGCGAAGACCATCACAAGGCTGAACAACAAACAGAACGAGCTAAGAGTACGCTGCCAAGACACGACGGTATCCGATGTACGTTAGTAGGTACATCACGAAGATACCGCAAATTCCGTTTCTGTCAATCGGGAAACGGACCTCGAATCTGTCTCAGCGCATGTGTCAATTCATCAGTTGCCGGTATACGCGACGGTCAACATGATGTCCGCGGCATAGTCCCCGCCGGTCTGTGAAACCCTGGGAAGCACAGTTCCGCCGATCCAGACCCACATTTGACCACCGGCGGCCAATCGCAAAACCGAGGGCCCATTGGGATTGAGTATGCCGCTTGGCGATGCCTGCCCGCCTCCGGAGCCATCATCGTACGAGGCATCGGTGGCACTGAAGGTTACTCTCATGGCCGAGAGCGTGTCAGCGGTGCGAAGCGAATCCGGCAGAGAAAACGCGATAGACAACTCTGCCGATGGGGAACCGTTGATTGTCCACTCACCGGCAAAACCGACTGTCGCTTTGTCCACCGATTTATTGATGCCCGGGGTTACGGTGCCAAAAAGCAGATTATTGGTTCCCAGCACGCTCAAGCTGGAAACCACCGTAGCCAGTGCTTGAATAGTAGCCCGTTCCTGAGCCACTGCCGCAGACGACGGGATCAGGCTAAGACCAACTGACAGACTTAACGTCAGGAATTTCCATCGAGATCTCACAGTGTTCACCTCACCCAGAAGGTTTCAGATCTTGTCTGAAACAGTGCTTGAGCAAGGCCAATGCCGCAAGTTCAGGTGCACTGTATGAGCTGAATTCGCATAGACTTGCGATTCGTCGAGCCCTATCAAACGTGAATCAAGAGCGGACCCGGCATGGTCTGCATCCCTCTATATCGTTGCAGCAGGTGGACTGGTAATCAATGCTCCGGCGTCGAGACTGACCGGAACCGTCGCTAAAGGATCGTGGGGTTTCGCCGACACATTCAATGTGACCTGTTCAGAAATCGAACAGTCTGCAAGATTATGAGAGACAAGTACTCGGGCGCTGATCACGTGGCTGCTAAGGCTCTCTTCCTCAGCATACTGATTTTGTACGGCTCGGCGGCAGCACAGAACATGGTCTGGTCTGCCAGCTACGGCGGCACTTACAATGAGGGCGGGTACGCCTGCCTGAGTCTACCTGATAGCGGTTATGTTGCGGTCGGCTCAACATTCTCGTTCGGCTCGGGAGATTATGATGTCTACCTGTTGAGGCTGGACTCGCTCGGCAATATCCTCTGGAGTCGCACCTACGGCGGACCCGCATCCGATATGGGACATGATATCCAAACGACTCCCGACGGTGGCTTCATAATTGTGGGCACTACCAGTTCCTATGGGGCCGGTGGTGCCGATCTGTGTTTGTGGCGGACCGACTCTGCAGGTCAGCTTCAATGGACCAGGACCTTTGGCGGTGCACAAACCGACGAGGGCTGGTCGATCCGAGCAACGTATGATCGCGGCTTTGTCGTGTGCGGCAGCACCAGCTCAAGTGGTGCCGGGTATGCGGATCTGTTTGTGATCAAGGTGGATTCATTGGGCAACAGCGACTGGGCGCAAACATTTGGGGGATCCGGAGGCGAGTCCGGGTACGCCATCCGCCAGACACGAGACTCAGGGTACGTTGCGGTCGGCGCAACCGGCTCGTTTGGCGAGGGGTACAGCAGCATATACGCGGTCCGAGTCTCCCCTATGGGTGATTCTCTTTGGGCGAAGACCTACGGTGGGGCAAGGGCCGATGTCGGTTATTCAGTTGAGGTCACGCCCGACGGTGGCTTTGTGTTGGTCGGGGTAACAGCTTCGTATGGACTCGGGTACTATGATGCGTACCTGGTCCGAACCGATGCCGACGGCACCCAGCTCTGGGAT
Coding sequences within it:
- a CDS encoding T9SS type A sorting domain-containing protein, translating into MRDKYSGADHVAAKALFLSILILYGSAAAQNMVWSASYGGTYNEGGYACLSLPDSGYVAVGSTFSFGSGDYDVYLLRLDSLGNILWSRTYGGPASDMGHDIQTTPDGGFIIVGTTSSYGAGGADLCLWRTDSAGQLQWTRTFGGAQTDEGWSIRATYDRGFVVCGSTSSSGAGYADLFVIKVDSLGNSDWAQTFGGSGGESGYAIRQTRDSGYVAVGATGSFGEGYSSIYAVRVSPMGDSLWAKTYGGARADVGYSVEVTPDGGFVLVGVTASYGLGYYDAYLVRTDADGTQLWDKTYGGARDDYGYSVSITPDGFLLAGTTESSGAGASDVFVVKADPVGTQVWSHTYGGNKADYCRTILKNRLSQFVAVGSTYSYGVGGSDLYMVALMADGQTPVDDWSGSLPEGFDLTQNYPNPFNATTRIEFSVGFRTNVRLTLYNILGQEVRTWLIPRATEGSSSIDWDGTDATGRPVATGVYLYRIEAGPFVQSRKMVLLK
- a CDS encoding DUF4402 domain-containing protein is translated as MSTRIMTYSNILLAVMLICVVGGMSAAQTISEVAPLRFGNLFPGVPKVIDKATAGAAAEYHVSGTAGSEVLITFLFLPTYINQGGFNMHVIFGNTDCAMDSSATPNQSTPGYDDLNPWQPITYRLGLNGLTIWLGGTIVPNIGQKPGNYSGIIQVKVEYTGN